From the Manihot esculenta cultivar AM560-2 chromosome 14, M.esculenta_v8, whole genome shotgun sequence genome, the window TCATCCTCATAAGTTGACAAATCATCCATCAATGGCTGATCGTGATGCCCAGAATAAAGAAGCTAGGCAGCTAAGGGTTTTACAGGTAATTTTTACTCCTGTCCAATGAGATTATGGCACTTTCCTCTATATTTTGTATGCTTCCTTGCCCCATGAAATGCTTTTAAGGTTTGAACAGTAAgatatctaaaatttatttgtaacaAAAACCTGCCAATTATAGTTTAAGTAATATAAAATCTCTTATGATCTATAATCATTGGTTTCTCAGTTATAAAATTGATCTGatgcattatttttttttttaaaaaagacatTTGAATTGTCTTTAATGCCCTATGATAATTGTTCTCACCCAAGTTCATTGCTCTTCTCTTTCCTCCAAAACCACAACTATTTCTCTCTCTTCTCATCCATATCAATACAACATTTCTTCCAAAAATCCTCAttcatttcttcttcttctcatccGTTCCAATCCaactctttcttttctaaatACCTAACATTTCTTCATTATAATTATTGTCATCGTTTTCTTCTTTCCATCCATCGCAACCTATTTCTGTCTTCTGAATCATTCAATTACTGGTAGTATATCTTGATTTTCCAATACAAGAATCAAATTCCCATATAATTGCATAGACCCAATTTCCTTGACCATTTCTCCATCCTCATGATTATCCCCATTTAACTTATGTCTTTCTTTAAATGTCTACATAAAATAACACAAAACTCAAATGTAACATTAAATCGTAGGTATCTTGATCTTTTGTATGATGAttgatagtaattttttttttaccccTACTTTTTATTCTTCAACTTTGTTGAGATCAGCTCcttttttgcaattttatttcCTATGTTTTTTTTTGGCTAATACTCTTTTTTGTGTGTTCATATAAGAAACTGGTAGAGGTATTGAATTGAATTAGGGAGAGGTTGATTCTAATGTTGAGGAAGATATATAGATGGTGATGGCATTTAGGTCTgttttattgttatttaatttcatgTCACATCAGCAGTAAACTTGTAAACTAGTGATCATAAGTCTTGGGGGCTTTTGTGTCACCTAAATTAAAGTTGGAGGGGATTTATCTTATAATTGGAAGTTTAGGTACCATGTTGTTTTAGGTGTATAAATTCATATACCACATTCACCATGAGAAAATACCATAACATGAAAAAGGCAACTTGTTATCTCAATACCATATCCTGAAAAGGGATATTTTTATCTCAATCTTTagcttgaaattttaaatttcaaattcatgATGTGGTATTTTCTCTTTGGCTTAGAGCATACGACCTTGTATAGGCAAGTTTTTTGTGGAAAGAAGTCATGGAACTGATTATTCCACTAACGTGTAAGAAAGAGTAATTTTCCATGTTTTTGAGACaatttgaatgtcaataatTTGTACAATATTACTTCTATCCATTTAATGGGTTCAGCACATTGAAGTAGAACtggtaaaacattttatgacTGGTCATATTTATCCAAAAATTATCCTTTTACGTGTGGCCTAATCAAATTGCATATTTGAAAATTGCAGCTTAGGAAAATGCTTGATCTTCTGGTGCATGCATCACAATGCCGTTCTCCGCATTGTCAATATCTACATTGTCGTAAGGTGAAGGGGCTTTTCCGACATGGGATTCAATGCAAGATACGTGCTTCTGGAGGTTGTGTTCTGTGCAAGAAAATGTGGTATCTCCTGCAACTTCATGCTCGGGCATGCAAAGAGTCCGAATGCCACGTACCACGTTGCAGGTTCATGATTCATTCTCACATAATAAATCAACAAATATTTTAGACCACACCCTGACCCCCTTGTTTTTGAGAATTGTGTTTATAAAATATTGACGAACTTTTATTTTCATCCAGAGATCTAAAAGAACATTTGAGAAGGCTGCAGCAGCAGTCTGATTCACGGCGAAGGGCTGCTGTGATGGAGATGATGAGACAGAGAGCTGCAGAGGTTGCTGGCAACTCTGGGTAACCATTTTGTACATATAATATGGTTGTTTTGGAGGTCAGGCTACCGGATAAAGAGGAAGGTAGACAATATGTTTCTCTGCTGCTCCATCAGGCACTGCTTGAAATTAAGCGTTGCAGGAAAAGTGGCAGGCATAGGTGTTCAGAAGGGATAGGCATACAATAGTACAGCATATTGGTTTATGATCGCGCTTGTTAGGGAACAGTTCTTTTCATTAATGTCACCACGGCTTATTTCCCTACAAAGAAGCGAGTGAAATTCGTTGGCCACCCCTGCCTCCATCAGCAGCTAACTATGCCCCGAAGAGTGTAGGATTGCTGATGTGTGCTAGTCAGTGGCTTAATTTGGTGATTCTTTGATTTTATCCTCTTGTATCTGTTTAATGCCACCCTTGGTGGCTTGTGTACTATAATTGTTCTTATTTGGCTGAATGCTTTTCGTACAAAGGAATGATGGAGAAAGGTAGATTCATTACCCTCTTTTTCacttattttccttttcttctcttcttccccGCAAATTCTTGACTCATCTTTTTGTAGAATTCCTTGTTATTTAAAGTGGGAAGAAATAAGTAGCATATTCGTAACTGCTGCAATTTGCTTGAGTTCGTGTGTAATTGGTTCGGTTAATATTAAATTGGgccaaattgaaattgaaaattgaataaatgttattttatttagGAATTGAATAAATGTTATTGAAAATTGAATAAGATGATTAATAATTCATGTATGATCTATGAGTTGGCTAGAATgatgttaaaataattttttttaccaaatatataaatttatttttgaattttattaaaaaaattgtggCACCTATTTTTTAAATCGACTATCTTATACTTCAAtctttaaaaagtttaattaagtGAATCTTCTAatcttaattagaaaaaaatgtgAATGAAAAGAGAGATTTTGAAGACTTCGAAAATTAATGAAtgaaaacttttaaatttttaaagcgTGAAAACTTTGGACAGCTTGGAATGGAGGATTGGGAGGGTGTGCTGTCTGGGTCTTTAGTCGAGAACAATCTTTTTGAAACTAAATATGGGGATGAGGCTAAATAGGGGGATGTTGAGGATCCATCTTTAGAATTGAATAAACTCTTGCAAAGTGAAAGTGGGTCACAAGATATGGAGTTCAATGCAGGTTTTGGGGTAGTGCCGTAGTGGATAGGGTTTTGGCTTGGAGCCAGCTCGGTGAACAATATTGACTCTTCTATTCATGgaattttttttggatttcctttTTTAAGCCACAATGCTAAGAATGGTTTAGTTTTAAGCAAAAATCTGAACCCGATGGCTCCTACTTAGCTGGCTATCTGTTGCTGGGTCAAGTGAGAATCATAAAAAATTCAACTCATTTTGGTAAGAATTCGGTTATGTTCTTGCCTCCGTCTTATGTCCAGTTGCAAGAGCATCAACTCTTATTGGCACCACCAGCAAAGCAGCTTAGTTCTGGATCCCTTCGTGCCAATTATCAAGTGACAAAGGTTCCATTTCCGATTCAAAGCCAGACTTATTTCTCCGACCACAACAACAGCAGCAGCATTAAATTCAAATGCTTCAACAGCAAAGACCAGAAATGATGAAGCAAAAGATTATGATGGATGAATTGGCAGTCTAACAGCTGCAGCAGGCGATATTAAACTCAATATACCAGACAGCAGAACTGATCGAATCCGGCAATTCAGTACTCGCGTAAAAGATATTAACTCGGCTCAATCACCAACTCACTCTTTCGATTGGCAAGCCTCGTATTAGGGCTGTTGTTGATTTTTTGGTGGGGAAGAGAGAATGATAGAGCAGCAGAAGGAATGCtaggaaaagaagaaaacttttaaattgtccctatttttatgaaaattcataaatttgcCATTCAATTTACTTTgccattattttatttaaaaaattatacacaATACATATATAGAAAATTATTGAATAACAAATCTATGTCAGCATTATTTTAATATgttctttattaaaaatatcatcAAGTCTTTTTTATAAAGTTGAAAggtaaatttatgtatttaatttttttaaaaattaacatataaatatatatatatatatgtatgtatattaTTCTGGCCGGTAAGGCCAAGGTAGACGAATAATCTAATTGAACGTATTTATagcatatttaattaatatttcatcTCTTATTTTCAGatgcattaaaaaaatataattaaaataataaaatttgcatTTCTCtccttaatatattttttacccATACTGCTTAATTACTAAATTACTTTTAGAATttgtaaattttactttttaaagtaatatgtatatatataattcgtGAATTATCATCACAAAAAGAACAATCATCACAAAAAGAACAATAATCCTAATTTAGAAGTAATGGAAAATGATACCAAGTCTATCTTTGCGAGATGAAAAGCAATCCATACATTCAAATGTAAATAATTTAGAACAGCAACTTCAAGCTCGATTTCAAGATTAATAGCAACAACAACCTCTTTGCTATATATGTTTGGGCAAAGCAAATTACTGCAAAGTTTTTATTTAACATCTACAATTCTGCATAACAATAAATGAGCTGCAAACATTATCCAACAACAAAATATACAGCACAACAGGTCACGTCTATAGGCAAAAGATCAAAACTGCCACCATCCTTATCATTTTCAGGGAGGCTAAACCCGCACCTAAGATCATGAAATTTGAACTGAGCTGTCCAGATCCAGTCAAGTCACGTTGCATCAAAGTATAAACGCGCATCATGAAACTGAAATCTTTCCGGGCATGAATAGGTAGCGGAAACGAGAATCAAATGGAAGTATGCCACAATTGCGAGAACCAAGTAGGTTTTGTCGCCTCTGTGAAATGCATTGCTCAACCAAGACAGCCTGATTGGACGGAAGGTAACGTGAAATCCAAACAGCCAAATTTGAGTCATCAACCAAGCCTTTGGCAAAACAATGTAGCATTTTTGGCACCAGTAACTTCCCTTTGTTGCTAACTCCAACTGAAGCTCTTATGAAATCATGCTGGGCTTCTTGAAGCTCCTCCCTTACATTCTTAGCAGTGTAGACTCTTACCTGCAATTTTTTCAATCCAATAATCATCTAACATGCATCCGAAGATTCTGAATACACAAGGGTTATTACAACTGAAGCATACCGCAGGGGATGAGTACATTCCACAGCTTAGAGCAAATGCCACAAGTGGTTCATGTGCATCTATTGCAGACTTTCGTTGTTCCTCTGATATCTTCAGCTTGTGAAGGGCAAGAAGCAGAGCCTGACAATAGTATTTGGTCACAGTGTCAATCGCAGAAAGACATACAAGAACATACAAAAGATTGAACTTCCATGGGCATCTAAGATGGGTCATACGATTTGCGGCCTATGGAGAGGTGGTTTCATCTTCAATATTACATACTCAATGGCAGCTGCATTAAAAGAATGCCCCCCAACAGTGTATGCAGCCTGGAAGCAATCATAACAGTATCTCATCAACAAATTCGCATAAACATGAAAACCAGTAATCAGTTACATACTCCAACTATAGCCTTAAAACAGTTCGTTTCACTGtctatttgatgttgattcattCAAAGGTCTAGTCAGGCTTTAGGAACCTCTTTGTTGAAGAAATAACTTAGGAATGCCAAAAGCTCAAATggatataatcacataaaagatATATGAACCATATCCTTAGACAGCAAAGGATAGGATGAGATGTTCAGTAAAGAAACAACCTTTTGGATCAATGAGAAGAGCTTCAATTCACTTCCTGGAACTCCATATGCCAAGTATGCCTGCCAACAATTTAGACAATAAAGAACAATGAAATATTTGACCTGTCTAATACTTGAAACCCTGCTCCTTGTCAGTTATGCTTGTAAATGACACATCAGAAGCAAATAGACCTACATGCATTATCAGTGCGTTGTACAAATTGATCCAAAAGGCAAGCTTCTCATTGCATGTCAAGTGGATAGGGTTCACTTTGGCCAGTTGTTCAACAAGAGTCCTGTTCTCCAAAGTCAAAACAGCTAATCAAAcaagatatatatataatttcagaCAACTCAACCAATCAACATCTCCATCTGCTTATATAAATACTAATGATAGTAACTACCTGACGAGTTTATCAAAGCATTCAAAGTTTCCTTTCCCCTCCTTTGTCTACTTGTTTCCCCCAGTGCAAACAAAATGACAGGCAAAACTCAAACTAATGCTCCCCGAAAATGAGTTAAAACTGCAAATATCCATGCCCAACCTCAACAGAACAACAAAATAGTAGGGTGGAAAAAGAAAACAGCGTCTGATTTCAAGCAGAAAAAAACACCAGTAAAGTAAAACAATATGAAGGAAAATGGTACAGCACATACTTTTCAGATGTTTTGAGCATTTAGAAAATAGTGCCTATAAAACCACCAATTATATGAATTAGTCATCATATTTGGGTGTGAACTCTAGATCAAgacagaaaaagagagagagagtgactGTGAGCTAAGGTAATTATAATTTAGAAAGTGAAAAATGGAAAAAGAACATAAGCAGTGGAAGTCAACAAAAAGGAAGTCAAATTCCAACAATTAAAattggaagaactcaaagaaaaCCATCCAGATGAACAAAATGCAGACAACTGTCTAGATCACAGATTCTCAAAAAATAGTTTCAATATCGTTTgtagtaataatttttataatattgaaaTCTTCATGACTTTAAGGGGCAGATAAAATAAATAGGGTCAATTGACAACATACCTGAATCTCCTTAATGCACCTGAGGCATATTCTAATTGCTTCTTCCCAACTGACATCCAAGACACTTCAGTTGCCAAAACATAGTTTCCAATGTCTGCCCAGCTCACCTTTCCATGCACTCTGTAGGGATCAAAGACATTCTCTGAGGCTAACACTTCAGAGTTACCCTGCATATCAACTTGAGGGCTCTGCACCCATGATGAAATCACCGAGCGCTCAGATGATGACCTCCATGATAATTTGGAAAATTGTCCTCGTGGTGACACAGGTGAGGATTGGCTTTCCATTGCAGATGACTTGGATGGCAAAGTAGAATCTGCCAGAGACATAAATATATTTTGCATACATCTTACCATTTCCTCTGAGAGTTGATTAGGGTAATTCCAAAGGCCCTTAGATGGCATTCCTTTTGAAAGCTTTGCGAGCTCTACAGGTTGAGTAGGTTCAGTATCCATCTTCACAGATATAATCTCATGCAAAAGTGCAGATGACTTCACCACATGCTGATACAAAGTGTCACACATAAAATGATCAGTACTCTAGTGATAAATTTCTGGCAAAGATTTTCCATTTAAACTAACTGATTTATTGGTATAACAATTGAACATGTGTGGAAACATTTtggagatatatatatatatatatatatatatatagggagagagagagagagagagagagagagaaccaAAGCATATCCATCACAAGAAAGAAGAAAACTTCAACTTCAATCAGGCTTTAAACTATCCcaaaatttttgagaaaatGGTATATTTCAAGCATATATAAGTCCAATCTGTTTACCTTTATAGGCAAATtctatttgaaaagaaaaaaaattgcggTCCAAGTTCTTCTGCAAGGCAGTATCCAATCCATGAATACAACAGCGAAAGCAATCAAAACTTATCTGATTCAAGGTTTTATCAGCAGAGCTCATAGTTTCACAAGGTACCAGTGCTAAGAGCAAAATTGTATTCAGTTGGTCAATGTGGTTTCACTTGAGTATGTTTCTGAAAGTCTAATTGAAACCGAGAATCAAAACCTTTATTTAtcaaatctttattttatgaatcaaggatccaaatttaattttatgaattgaGAATCCAGAATTGACTTGATATGGTCAATTAATGCTTTATCAATAGCGTCCACACAAGAGGATCCTTTCTCATATGATAGCAAACATGGAGGTGAACGCTCGTAAACAACTTGGAAAGGAGATGTCTTGAGGGAGGCATGAAAGGAGGTATTATAGCAATATTTTGCCCACGGAAGCCAAGTTACCCACTGTTTCAATTTATCTCCAGCTACATGGCGGAGATACATTTCTATTGTTTGATTGACCACCTTCCTTTACCCATCTGTCTGCGAGTGATATGGCAATGAGAAGGCTAATTTAGTTCCAAATAATCTGAATGGCTCAGGCCAAAAATTACTCCTGAAAATTGCATCAGGGTAGGCTGATTATAGTTACTGGGAGACCATGCAGCTGAAAATTTGTTCAAAAAATACATGGGCAAATGTGTAATGTGCAAAATTGGAGAAACAATCAACTACCACTGGCAGAGACGTTTTGCCATTTGATTTTGGTAATCCATCAATGAATCCATTGATATACCGGACAATATTTGTGTGGAAACGTCAAGTAGTTGGAGAAGGCCTTCAGGATGTAAATTTGCAGCTTTCTTAGCTGGCAGACTTGACAAGCTTGGACATATTCTTGAATTTCTCTCTTCATCCTCTTCCAATGAAAATCTTTCTTGACCCACTCAAATGTCTTTTCTACCCCTTCATATGTTCCATCATATACACCCGCAATGACAGATGTTGTTAAATGAGGAAGCGGGCAGccaaaaaaaatacattttttgtACAGAATGAGGCCTTCATGGACAGTATTTGATGACCGCCGGGTTTCTGGGACCCGAGCTGAGGCCGGTCCCTGAAGAAGGACGTAGGCCCAAAACCCATTAAACCCTTCTGAGCCGATCGGCCCAGTATCGCGCCTTCCAGCCCGTGAATAAAGCAGGCCGGACTGACTCCATGCTCGGGTCCACCGGATGAGAGTCTAGCCCGGTGACGTGATGGGAGGTAGGAGAGCAGACCTAGCTTCCTCGCAGCCCTATCAGCATGCGCGCCAGgatggaattaaatggccgcctgatagAAATGGATACGCTGAGACGTTCGTACGTACGAAACTGTGTGACAGGGACAGATGGCACTATAGCAGGGTAGCGGTTATACGTCACTAGAGGACAAAGAAAAGGGAGATAAAGGGGGATACGTTCAGAACATCAGTATTCATGTCTGTCATTTTTCTCTGTAGTATTTGTTCCTTTAGAGCCTAGAGTTCTAGTATTGCT encodes:
- the LOC110631126 gene encoding uncharacterized protein LOC110631126 isoform X1, which codes for MCDSSVVQSSLSQSDSTSNFFRPGLLNVGSEAQIDLVNELRCNDPPLEVNSIIDEAKIFGSSIKSNNSFPYRIQLEHDVQRLQQRLQEEMEMHAILEDAIGKNAVKLSCLPHHAQDLLSAIAILEITVLKLEKEIVSLHFQLSQERNERRLAEYRLRHSASQSISVCSSTNVKAVISSSLRHPKHFNCAVHVHHYAKIPCEDQPSESVSETSCTESMMEHVVKSSALLHEIISVKMDTEPTQPVELAKLSKGMPSKGLWNYPNQLSEEMVRCMQNIFMSLADSTLPSKSSAMESQSSPVSPRGQFSKLSWRSSSERSVISSWVQSPQVDMQGNSEVLASENVFDPYRVHGKVSWADIGNYVLATEVSWMSVGKKQLEYASGALRRFRTLVEQLAKVNPIHLTCNEKLAFWINLYNALIMHAYLAYGVPGSELKLFSLIQKAAYTVGGHSFNAAAIEYVILKMKPPLHRPQIALLLALHKLKISEEQRKSAIDAHEPLVAFALSCGMYSSPAVRVYTAKNVREELQEAQHDFIRASVGVSNKGKLLVPKMLHCFAKGLVDDSNLAVWISRYLPSNQAVLVEQCISQRRQNLLGSRNCGILPFDSRFRYLFMPGKISVS
- the LOC110631126 gene encoding uncharacterized protein LOC110631126 isoform X2, which translates into the protein MCDSSVVQSSLSQSDSTSNFFRPGLLNVGSEAQIDLVNELRCNDPPLEVNSIIDEAKIFGSSIKSNNSFPYRIQLEHDVQRLQQRLQEEMEMHAILEDAIGKNAVKLSCLPHHISSSLRHPKHFNCAVHVHHYAKIPCEDQPSESVSETSCTESMMEHVVKSSALLHEIISVKMDTEPTQPVELAKLSKGMPSKGLWNYPNQLSEEMVRCMQNIFMSLADSTLPSKSSAMESQSSPVSPRGQFSKLSWRSSSERSVISSWVQSPQVDMQGNSEVLASENVFDPYRVHGKVSWADIGNYVLATEVSWMSVGKKQLEYASGALRRFRTLVEQLAKVNPIHLTCNEKLAFWINLYNALIMHAYLAYGVPGSELKLFSLIQKAAYTVGGHSFNAAAIEYVILKMKPPLHRPQIALLLALHKLKISEEQRKSAIDAHEPLVAFALSCGMYSSPAVRVYTAKNVREELQEAQHDFIRASVGVSNKGKLLVPKMLHCFAKGLVDDSNLAVWISRYLPSNQAVLVEQCISQRRQNLLGSRNCGILPFDSRFRYLFMPGKISVS